From the bacterium genome, one window contains:
- a CDS encoding peptidoglycan DD-metalloendopeptidase family protein, producing MTRGTRRILSAILFAAVSLGILFPATAARDVAGELRKERGRLLEMKEREEKTARELTEALRKEKRSKGRVGELQERLKRQKSLLSRIDRKVSALSERLERAEKAVRELETEHGQARTDLRRAEVAAFAGQRAGAGDPWRPSARERERYFMRAYLAADAEGVARITRARERKEEELSGLERQVAVTERKRTQEKKVGDTLLSRQEEERRRLADIEREKKGKEKELKALRAKIARMESVVSRVERQVKERERRARKEAARKPAAREPAEAPRRFASLSGGLSAPLAGKVVTRFGRQHDATFNVTIENRGVEIEAPSGASVKAVGNGEVAFSGAVSGFGNVLIVQHGGGLFSVYGRLETFLAKQGEAVKKGAVVGRLPGSPSGKSVLYLEMRAGGTAIDPTSVIPLDR from the coding sequence ATGACTCGGGGAACGCGCCGGATCCTCTCTGCGATCCTCTTCGCGGCGGTGTCGCTCGGGATCCTCTTCCCGGCGACGGCGGCGCGGGATGTCGCGGGCGAGCTTCGCAAGGAGAGGGGCCGGCTCCTCGAGATGAAGGAGCGGGAGGAGAAGACGGCCCGCGAGCTGACCGAGGCGCTCCGCAAGGAAAAGCGCTCGAAGGGGCGCGTCGGCGAGCTGCAGGAGCGGCTGAAACGCCAGAAAAGCCTGCTTTCCCGCATCGATCGGAAGGTCTCGGCGTTGAGCGAGCGGCTGGAGCGGGCGGAGAAGGCGGTTCGGGAGCTCGAGACGGAGCACGGGCAGGCCCGGACCGACCTCCGGCGGGCGGAGGTCGCGGCCTTCGCCGGGCAAAGGGCCGGAGCGGGGGACCCTTGGCGCCCGTCCGCCCGGGAACGGGAGCGGTACTTCATGCGCGCCTACCTCGCGGCGGACGCGGAGGGTGTCGCCCGGATCACCCGGGCCAGGGAGCGGAAGGAGGAGGAGCTCTCCGGGCTCGAGCGGCAGGTCGCCGTGACCGAGCGGAAAAGGACGCAGGAGAAGAAGGTGGGCGATACGCTCCTCTCCCGGCAGGAGGAGGAGAGGCGACGCCTCGCCGACATCGAGCGGGAGAAGAAGGGCAAGGAGAAGGAGTTGAAAGCCCTCCGTGCGAAGATCGCCCGGATGGAGTCCGTCGTCTCCCGGGTCGAGCGGCAGGTGAAGGAGCGGGAACGGCGGGCGCGGAAAGAGGCGGCGCGGAAACCGGCGGCCAGGGAACCCGCGGAGGCCCCGCGCCGGTTCGCATCGCTTTCGGGTGGGCTTTCGGCGCCGCTGGCGGGGAAGGTCGTGACCCGCTTCGGGCGCCAGCACGACGCGACCTTCAATGTGACGATCGAGAACCGCGGGGTGGAGATCGAGGCCCCTTCGGGGGCATCCGTGAAGGCGGTGGGGAATGGGGAGGTCGCTTTTTCCGGGGCCGTCTCCGGGTTCGGGAACGTGCTGATCGTGCAGCACGGCGGCGGGCTCTTTTCCGTGTACGGCCGCCTGGAAACGTTCCTCGCGAAGCAGGGCGAGGCCGTGAAAAAAGGGGCCGTGGTGGGGAGGCTGCCGGGATCGCCGTCCGGGAAATCGGTGCTATACTTGGAAATGCGGGCGGGGGGCACCGCCATCGATCCGACCTCCGTTATTCCACTCGACCGATAA
- a CDS encoding S41 family peptidase — protein sequence MEQTEAAPRKAAGRKWLGTVLIVAVFVGGFVVGDLTTSRHAAQANVAYSKLKLFGDVLSIIQSSYVEEVNVDNLIKGAVNGMIQTLDPHSSYLTPDMLKQVEVETKGAFGGLGIEIGTKDGILTVIAPIEDTPAAKAGLQAGDKIIKIENESTKNMNVMDAVKRLRGEPGSKVTITIVRGTIPESKVFTITRDIIKIKSVKSKPMGDGIGYIRLTQFQQDSHQEVDRALQGFLKEKEGMKGLILDLRNNPGGLLDQAVRIADEFIDSGLIVYTDGRVEAQKTKYVAHKEGTYTGFPIVVLVNAGSASASEIVAGALQDHGRAIIIGQRTFGKASVQTILPLEDGSALRLTTARYYTPNGRSIQAKGIEPDIVVSDGKEPPDGHAAMLREKDIERHLKGDGEEPPTPVVVPKEGKKGDGNGGKKETPPDSEVRKEDAKDPQLDRAVELLKGWEIFKSRFIDRQKAS from the coding sequence ATGGAGCAGACAGAAGCCGCACCCCGCAAGGCAGCGGGGAGGAAGTGGCTGGGAACCGTCCTGATCGTCGCGGTATTCGTCGGAGGATTCGTGGTGGGAGACCTCACCACCTCCCGGCACGCCGCGCAGGCGAACGTCGCCTACAGCAAGCTGAAACTCTTCGGCGACGTCCTCTCGATCATCCAGAGCAGTTACGTCGAGGAAGTCAACGTGGACAACCTCATCAAGGGGGCCGTCAACGGGATGATCCAGACCCTCGACCCCCACAGCTCCTACCTCACGCCGGACATGCTGAAGCAGGTGGAGGTGGAGACGAAGGGGGCGTTCGGCGGCCTCGGGATCGAGATCGGGACGAAGGACGGCATCCTCACGGTGATCGCCCCCATCGAGGATACTCCCGCCGCCAAGGCGGGCCTGCAGGCCGGGGACAAGATCATCAAGATCGAGAACGAGTCGACCAAGAACATGAACGTGATGGACGCGGTGAAGCGGCTCCGCGGAGAGCCCGGGAGCAAGGTGACGATCACCATCGTGCGGGGAACGATTCCCGAGTCGAAGGTCTTCACCATCACGCGCGACATCATCAAGATCAAGAGCGTCAAGTCCAAACCGATGGGGGACGGGATCGGCTACATCCGGCTGACGCAGTTCCAGCAGGACTCCCACCAGGAGGTCGATCGCGCGCTGCAGGGATTCCTGAAGGAAAAGGAAGGGATGAAAGGGCTTATCCTCGACCTGCGGAACAACCCGGGCGGGCTGCTCGACCAGGCGGTCCGGATCGCCGACGAGTTCATCGACTCGGGTCTCATCGTCTACACCGACGGACGCGTGGAGGCCCAGAAGACGAAATATGTCGCCCACAAGGAGGGGACGTACACCGGCTTCCCGATCGTCGTGCTGGTGAATGCCGGGTCCGCCTCCGCCTCCGAAATCGTCGCAGGCGCGCTGCAGGATCATGGGCGCGCGATCATCATCGGCCAGCGCACCTTCGGCAAGGCGTCGGTCCAGACGATCCTTCCGCTGGAGGACGGTTCCGCGCTCCGGCTGACGACGGCGCGGTACTACACCCCCAACGGACGGTCGATCCAGGCGAAGGGGATCGAGCCCGACATCGTGGTCTCGGACGGCAAGGAGCCGCCCGACGGGCACGCGGCGATGCTCCGGGAGAAGGACATCGAGCGGCACCTGAAGGGGGATGGCGAGGAACCTCCGACGCCGGTCGTAGTCCCGAAGGAAGGGAAGAAGGGGGACGGGAACGGCGGGAAGAAGGAAACCCCGCCGGATTCGGAAGTCCGGAAAGAGGACGCGAAGGACCCCCAGCTCGACCGTGCGGTCGAGTTGCTGAAGGGGTGGGAGATCTTCAAGTCCCGGTTCATCGACCGGCAGAAGGCGTCCTGA
- a CDS encoding divergent polysaccharide deacetylase family protein — protein MPGTDAGGTGSGRKRWGWAALMAGTFLAGLLLVGVALIRAPEVEKPTGDNLAKSPAALPPASVPSDNGASPGPSGPRLAIVVDDLGYDPVRDAEWLDFPERITVSVLPHGPSSKSFAASARTHGFGVILHVPMEPEGAVADRTEPYLLRRGMPPGEIADRFARMAADVPQANGASNHMGSAFTSDLTAMTAFAQGLKSKGFFFVDSVTSAGTVGAMAMEQAGVPSMRRDAFLDDDGRSGEMRRQWSAVLALAKERGQAVLLCHARRETRKALLELLPEMRREGIRAVTVEELLSAPAVLPHG, from the coding sequence ATGCCGGGGACGGACGCCGGGGGAACGGGCAGCGGAAGGAAGCGGTGGGGGTGGGCCGCCCTGATGGCGGGGACGTTCCTCGCCGGCCTGTTGCTGGTGGGGGTCGCCCTGATCCGGGCGCCCGAAGTGGAGAAGCCGACGGGGGATAACCTCGCCAAATCCCCTGCCGCACTCCCGCCGGCCTCCGTACCGTCCGACAACGGGGCGTCCCCGGGTCCTTCGGGCCCCCGGCTGGCGATCGTCGTCGACGACCTTGGGTACGATCCGGTTCGGGACGCCGAATGGCTCGATTTCCCCGAGCGGATCACCGTATCCGTGCTACCGCACGGCCCGTCATCGAAATCGTTCGCCGCTTCCGCCCGAACCCACGGATTCGGCGTGATCCTCCATGTCCCGATGGAGCCGGAAGGAGCCGTCGCCGACCGGACGGAGCCGTACCTCCTTCGACGGGGGATGCCGCCGGGGGAGATCGCGGACCGTTTCGCCCGCATGGCGGCCGACGTTCCCCAGGCGAACGGGGCGAGCAACCACATGGGTTCGGCGTTCACCTCCGACCTCACCGCGATGACCGCCTTCGCGCAGGGGCTCAAGTCGAAGGGTTTCTTCTTCGTCGATAGCGTCACCTCCGCGGGCACCGTCGGTGCCATGGCCATGGAACAGGCGGGGGTACCCTCCATGCGGCGCGACGCCTTCCTCGACGACGACGGCCGCTCGGGGGAGATGCGGCGCCAGTGGTCCGCCGTCCTCGCCCTGGCGAAGGAGCGGGGCCAGGCGGTTCTCCTGTGCCACGCACGCCGGGAAACCCGCAAGGCCCTGCTCGAACTCCTCCCGGAGATGCGCAGGGAAGGGATCCGCGCCGTAACCGTCGAAGAGCTCCTCTCCGCGCCGGCCGTACTTCCTCACGGATGA
- the xseA gene encoding exodeoxyribonuclease VII large subunit, which yields MSTEPDLFGASPSGDILSVTELTGRIKRLLESSFRTVRVEGEVSNYKRYEASGHRYFSLKDEGAQVRVVLFRGNERNIFGEIRDGQTVIVTGSLGVFEKKGEYQIYARSAEVRGVGNLLVELERRKRRLAEEGLFDAARKRPLPPFPGRLGIVTSLHGAVLRDMVRVARSRFPGVAIVLAPSAVQGEGAAAEIAAALDAMYALGGADVVLVGRGGGSIEDLWAFNEEAVVRAIVRSPVPVISAVGHETDFTLADLAADHRAPTPTAAAQMAVPDRVELFDRVAAFSLRARRADARSRETSRQEWRIASGKLSDPRPLLQGKRYAVDALSSSLSELARSTVRDGRETIERLSASVRIHSPAAWVSGRRGELAILLGRARSAADARNGRLRSGLDVQVGKLASLNPTAVLTRGYAIALDRATGKAVRSVSEASPGRELDVRVSDGVFGAVVTESKP from the coding sequence ATGAGTACGGAACCGGATCTTTTCGGCGCATCGCCCTCGGGGGACATTCTCTCCGTCACCGAGTTGACGGGGAGGATCAAGCGCCTCCTCGAGTCGTCCTTCCGGACCGTGCGGGTCGAGGGGGAGGTGTCGAACTACAAGCGGTACGAGGCGTCCGGCCACCGGTATTTCTCCCTGAAGGACGAGGGGGCGCAGGTCCGCGTCGTCCTCTTCCGCGGGAACGAGCGGAACATCTTCGGGGAGATCCGCGACGGGCAGACCGTGATCGTCACCGGCTCCCTCGGGGTGTTCGAGAAGAAGGGGGAGTACCAGATCTACGCCCGGTCCGCCGAGGTGCGGGGTGTCGGGAACCTTCTCGTGGAGCTCGAGCGGCGGAAGCGCCGTCTCGCGGAGGAGGGGCTGTTCGACGCGGCGCGCAAGCGCCCGCTTCCCCCGTTCCCGGGGCGGCTCGGGATCGTGACGTCGTTGCACGGCGCTGTCCTTCGCGACATGGTCCGTGTGGCGCGCTCCCGCTTTCCCGGGGTCGCGATCGTTCTCGCCCCGTCGGCGGTCCAGGGAGAAGGGGCGGCGGCGGAGATCGCGGCGGCGCTCGACGCGATGTACGCCCTCGGCGGCGCGGATGTCGTCCTCGTCGGGCGGGGGGGCGGCTCGATCGAGGACCTGTGGGCGTTCAACGAAGAGGCGGTCGTGCGGGCCATCGTCCGCTCCCCCGTCCCGGTCATCAGCGCGGTCGGCCACGAGACCGACTTCACGCTGGCCGATCTTGCCGCGGACCACCGCGCTCCCACCCCGACCGCCGCCGCCCAGATGGCCGTCCCCGACCGGGTCGAGCTTTTCGACCGGGTCGCGGCGTTCTCCCTGCGGGCGCGGAGGGCCGATGCCCGTTCGCGGGAGACGTCCCGGCAGGAGTGGCGAATCGCCTCGGGGAAACTTTCGGACCCGCGCCCCCTCCTTCAGGGGAAGCGGTATGCCGTCGACGCCCTGTCGTCTTCGCTCTCGGAGCTGGCGCGCTCGACGGTCCGGGACGGACGGGAGACCATCGAGCGCCTCTCGGCTTCCGTGCGGATCCACTCTCCCGCGGCGTGGGTTTCCGGAAGGCGCGGGGAACTCGCGATCCTGCTCGGCCGCGCACGCTCCGCCGCGGACGCGCGGAACGGACGCCTCCGATCCGGCCTCGATGTCCAGGTCGGCAAGCTGGCCTCCCTCAATCCGACCGCCGTGCTCACGCGGGGCTACGCGATCGCACTCGACCGCGCCACCGGGAAGGCGGTCCGTTCCGTGTCCGAGGCAAGCCCCGGCCGGGAATTGGATGTCAGGGTTTCCGACGGCGTATTCGGGGCGGTCGTCACGGAGTCGAAACCATGA
- a CDS encoding M23 family metallopeptidase yields MRRIFVVVLLVVFAGATAFAAPGGTFSIAVSTRTPASGDPVVVEFAASGAVDNLVLRWKDTAWPMREAAPGRYEGLVGVDLDDPPGPAAVAVEGFLDGMRFRADAELTISSRRFSVQELTLPEGMAEFDNATLLRIEAEAAELSRRFSRVTPPRWRIPFLPPVEEYRPENFGARRVINGDPRMPHSAVDIRLPAGTPVRAIGDGQVVLAGVQFFGGRSVVIDHGGGVFSVYYHLEEFSVAEGQAVSRGDRVGSVGATGRATGPHLHFGVRVPGGRVDPTRLLTLPGR; encoded by the coding sequence GTGCGCCGAATTTTCGTAGTTGTTCTCCTGGTTGTATTCGCCGGGGCGACTGCGTTCGCCGCGCCGGGCGGGACGTTCTCGATCGCCGTTTCCACCCGTACCCCGGCGTCGGGCGATCCCGTGGTCGTGGAGTTCGCCGCGAGCGGGGCCGTCGACAACCTGGTCCTCCGATGGAAAGACACGGCCTGGCCGATGCGGGAAGCCGCGCCGGGACGGTACGAGGGGTTGGTCGGCGTGGATCTCGACGATCCGCCAGGACCGGCGGCGGTGGCCGTGGAAGGGTTCCTCGACGGGATGCGGTTCCGCGCGGATGCGGAGTTGACGATCTCATCGCGCCGGTTCTCCGTGCAGGAACTGACCCTTCCGGAAGGGATGGCGGAATTCGACAACGCGACGCTGCTTCGGATCGAGGCGGAGGCGGCGGAGCTATCCCGGAGGTTCTCCCGGGTGACCCCCCCGCGCTGGCGGATCCCGTTCCTTCCTCCGGTGGAGGAGTACCGCCCCGAGAACTTCGGCGCGCGCCGGGTGATCAACGGCGATCCCCGGATGCCGCACTCCGCCGTTGACATCCGCCTGCCGGCGGGTACGCCGGTCCGGGCGATCGGCGACGGGCAGGTCGTCCTGGCGGGGGTCCAATTCTTCGGAGGGCGATCGGTGGTGATCGACCACGGCGGCGGGGTCTTCAGCGTCTACTATCACCTGGAGGAGTTCTCCGTCGCCGAGGGACAAGCGGTTTCCCGTGGGGATCGTGTCGGGTCGGTCGGCGCCACGGGGCGGGCGACCGGGCCGCACCTGCATTTCGGAGTGCGCGTTCCGGGCGGGCGCGTCGATCCCACGCGCCTGTTGACCCTTCCGGGCCGTTGA
- the xseB gene encoding exodeoxyribonuclease VII small subunit translates to MAGKGKEPSFEEALKGLEAVVERLESGEPPLEESIRLFEEGMRLSEMCRKRLDEADRKIELLLRKPGGVSRETVEEGDILGKEE, encoded by the coding sequence ATGGCCGGTAAAGGGAAGGAGCCTTCCTTCGAGGAGGCGTTGAAGGGGCTCGAAGCCGTCGTGGAGCGGCTCGAATCGGGGGAGCCTCCGCTCGAGGAGTCGATCCGCCTGTTCGAGGAAGGGATGCGTCTCTCCGAGATGTGCCGGAAGCGCCTCGACGAGGCCGACCGGAAGATCGAGCTTCTCCTGAGGAAACCGGGGGGCGTCTCCCGGGAGACCGTCGAGGAAGGGGATATCCTGGGGAAGGAAGAGTGA
- a CDS encoding polyprenyl synthetase family protein, translated as MTAADGQGWPGAGAGREATGSVAPADTIARLRGLVEESLAGTLASEASRTPSPLREAMEYSLMAGGKRVRPVLLLSAGRAVGGEEGELLPFACAVEYIHTYSLIHDDLPAMDDDDFRRGKPTSHKAFGEGTAILAGDALLTDAFRLMAQSPLAQADPGKAVRAIADLARAAGGSGMVGGQQMDLSAAAGSSNAAEVDEIELRKTAALLASCARMGAILGGGSPAQVDALGEYGTRLGLLFQVTDDILDETGSFEEMGKGIAKDRARGKWTYPVAHGMPAAIARASALERSALDAISTFGPEADPLRELVGMVRNRRK; from the coding sequence GTGACGGCGGCCGACGGCCAGGGATGGCCTGGTGCCGGGGCAGGCAGGGAGGCCACGGGGTCTGTCGCCCCGGCCGACACGATCGCCCGCCTGCGCGGGTTGGTCGAGGAGAGCCTCGCCGGGACCCTCGCTTCCGAAGCGTCCCGGACCCCGTCCCCCCTCCGGGAGGCGATGGAATATTCCCTGATGGCGGGGGGGAAGCGCGTGCGGCCGGTGTTGCTCCTGTCCGCCGGGCGGGCGGTGGGCGGAGAGGAAGGCGAGCTGCTCCCGTTCGCCTGCGCGGTCGAGTATATCCACACGTACTCCCTGATCCACGACGACCTGCCGGCGATGGACGACGACGACTTCCGGCGCGGGAAGCCGACCTCCCACAAGGCGTTCGGCGAGGGGACGGCGATCCTGGCCGGCGACGCGCTGCTGACGGACGCGTTCCGGCTGATGGCGCAGTCCCCCCTGGCGCAGGCCGACCCGGGAAAGGCGGTGCGGGCGATCGCCGATCTCGCGCGGGCGGCCGGCGGGAGCGGGATGGTGGGCGGCCAGCAGATGGACTTGTCCGCCGCCGCCGGGAGCTCCAACGCGGCGGAGGTCGACGAGATCGAGCTGCGGAAGACCGCCGCGCTCCTTGCCTCCTGCGCGCGGATGGGGGCGATCCTCGGCGGCGGTTCCCCGGCGCAGGTCGACGCACTGGGGGAGTACGGCACGCGCCTGGGTCTTCTCTTCCAGGTCACCGACGACATTCTGGACGAGACGGGGAGCTTCGAGGAGATGGGGAAAGGGATCGCCAAGGATCGGGCGCGGGGGAAGTGGACCTACCCCGTGGCCCACGGGATGCCGGCGGCGATCGCGCGGGCGTCGGCGCTCGAACGGTCGGCGCTCGATGCGATCTCCACGTTCGGGCCGGAAGCCGATCCGCTTCGGGAACTCGTCGGCATGGTGCGGAACAGGAGGAAATGA
- the dxs gene encoding 1-deoxy-D-xylulose-5-phosphate synthase — protein sequence MPDALRPAAIRSPAELKMIPRDKLPGVAAELRETIVRNVARTGGHLASSLGVVELTVALHYFFDCPRDRIVWDVGHQAYAHKIITGRRDVFPTLRTFGGISGFPRISESPCDAFGTGHSGTSISAALGMAVARDLRKGKNRVIAVIGDGSLSSGLALEGLNQAGHQKRDLIVILNDNEWSISQNVGALSGYLNRMMTGKLYTSFRKRVETILKSMPHGAFMARIAKKSEELTKGFIVPGLLFEELGYTYIGPIPGHDLEALLGTFQNLENIEGPVLVHVVTSKGKGYAPAEGNPEYFHGVGAFDPATGKGIGKSTSPSYTDVFSDAIVDLARENPKVVAITAAMCGGTGLAKFRQEFPERFFDVGIAEAHAVTFAAGLASEGKIPVVAIYSTFLQRAFDQIIHDVCLQKLPVVLAVDRGGIVGADGATHQGLFDLSYLRQIPEMSVMAPRDEAELVRMLRTAVGAGRPVAIRYPRGSGTGATIPSGAESVPWGRGELLEEGKDVLLVGIGSTVTTCLHAAQELRKQGVSAAVVDARFVKPLDADLLLPLVRRIGRVVTVEENLLDGGFGSAVLELLEENDEHPQQFRRIGVRDRFVEHGTPAQLREQCGLTSEHIVSEALRICHEGKSLIPSILDGIRSRLEKIV from the coding sequence ATGCCGGATGCTCTCCGCCCGGCGGCGATCCGGTCGCCGGCGGAGCTCAAGATGATCCCTCGCGACAAGCTTCCGGGCGTTGCCGCGGAACTGCGGGAGACAATCGTGCGCAACGTCGCGCGCACCGGAGGGCACCTCGCCTCGAGCCTCGGCGTGGTGGAACTCACGGTCGCCCTTCACTACTTTTTCGACTGCCCGCGGGACCGGATCGTCTGGGACGTCGGCCACCAGGCCTATGCCCACAAGATCATCACGGGGAGGCGGGACGTTTTCCCGACGCTGCGTACCTTCGGGGGAATCTCCGGTTTCCCGCGCATCTCCGAGAGCCCCTGCGACGCCTTCGGCACCGGGCACTCCGGCACGTCGATCTCCGCGGCGCTGGGGATGGCCGTCGCGCGGGACCTCCGGAAGGGGAAAAACCGCGTCATCGCCGTCATCGGGGACGGTTCCCTCTCCTCCGGCCTTGCCCTCGAAGGGCTGAACCAGGCGGGCCACCAGAAGCGCGATCTCATCGTCATCCTCAACGACAACGAGTGGTCGATCTCCCAGAACGTCGGCGCCCTTTCCGGATATCTCAACCGGATGATGACCGGGAAGCTCTACACCTCGTTCCGCAAGCGGGTCGAGACGATCCTGAAATCGATGCCCCACGGCGCGTTCATGGCGCGGATCGCGAAGAAGTCCGAGGAGCTGACGAAGGGGTTCATCGTTCCCGGCCTCCTGTTCGAGGAGCTCGGATATACCTACATCGGCCCGATCCCGGGGCACGACCTCGAGGCGCTCCTCGGGACGTTCCAGAACCTCGAGAACATCGAGGGGCCCGTCCTCGTCCACGTGGTGACGTCCAAGGGGAAGGGGTACGCGCCGGCGGAGGGGAACCCGGAATATTTCCACGGGGTGGGCGCCTTCGACCCGGCGACGGGGAAGGGGATCGGGAAGTCGACGTCACCGTCCTACACGGACGTCTTCTCCGACGCGATCGTCGATCTCGCGAGGGAAAACCCGAAGGTGGTCGCCATTACCGCGGCGATGTGCGGCGGGACGGGTCTTGCGAAATTCCGGCAGGAGTTTCCCGAGCGGTTCTTCGACGTGGGGATCGCGGAAGCCCACGCGGTGACCTTCGCCGCGGGACTTGCCAGCGAGGGGAAGATCCCCGTGGTTGCGATCTACTCGACCTTCCTGCAGCGCGCGTTCGACCAGATCATCCACGACGTCTGCCTCCAGAAGCTCCCCGTGGTGCTCGCCGTCGACCGCGGCGGCATCGTCGGGGCCGACGGGGCCACGCACCAGGGGTTGTTCGACCTGTCGTACCTGCGGCAGATCCCCGAGATGTCGGTCATGGCGCCGCGCGACGAAGCCGAGCTGGTCCGGATGCTGCGCACCGCGGTGGGCGCCGGTCGTCCCGTGGCGATCCGCTATCCGCGGGGTTCGGGGACCGGGGCGACGATCCCCTCCGGGGCCGAGTCGGTCCCCTGGGGGAGGGGGGAGCTTCTCGAGGAAGGGAAGGACGTGCTCCTCGTGGGGATCGGCTCGACCGTGACGACGTGCCTGCACGCGGCGCAGGAACTGCGGAAACAGGGGGTTTCCGCAGCGGTGGTCGACGCCCGTTTCGTCAAGCCGCTCGACGCCGACCTCCTCCTTCCGCTGGTCCGCCGGATCGGGCGGGTCGTCACCGTGGAGGAGAACCTCCTGGACGGGGGATTCGGCAGCGCGGTACTGGAACTTCTCGAGGAGAACGACGAGCATCCCCAACAGTTCCGCAGGATCGGCGTTCGCGACCGGTTCGTCGAGCACGGCACTCCCGCGCAACTGCGTGAACAGTGCGGCTTGACATCCGAGCACATCGTTTCCGAGGCGTTACGGATCTGCCACGAAGGGAAGTCCCTGATCCCATCGATCCTCGACGGCATCCGGTCCCGCCTCGAGAAGATTGTCTGA
- a CDS encoding TlyA family RNA methyltransferase: protein MSDSPRPASGARRRLDVELVSRGIAETRAKAQGLILAGRILLAGAVCAKCGTPVKDGADIALSPASRPFASRGGGKLSGALDDLGIDPAGRVALDVGASTGGFTDCLLRRGASRVYAVDVGERLLDDRLLHDPRVVSLEKVNFRHAAGDLLPEKVTLAVVDVSFISLRHILPVLPRFLAAGGEALPLVKPQFEVGKGRVGKGGVVRDDALRREAVEGIAAFAREIGYEFLGAAESRVPGPKGNREVFLHLRWVGVGHSSP from the coding sequence TTGTCTGATTCCCCCCGCCCCGCCTCCGGCGCACGCCGCCGCCTCGACGTCGAGCTCGTTTCGCGGGGGATCGCGGAGACCCGTGCGAAGGCCCAGGGATTGATCCTTGCCGGGAGGATCCTCCTCGCCGGGGCCGTATGCGCAAAATGCGGGACCCCCGTGAAGGACGGAGCGGATATCGCGCTTTCGCCGGCCTCCCGCCCGTTCGCCTCGCGGGGCGGCGGGAAGCTCTCCGGCGCGCTCGACGATCTCGGGATCGACCCGGCCGGGCGCGTGGCGCTCGACGTGGGCGCATCGACGGGCGGTTTCACCGACTGCCTGCTCCGGCGCGGCGCCTCCCGCGTCTACGCCGTCGACGTCGGGGAGCGCCTCCTCGACGACCGGCTTCTGCATGACCCGCGCGTCGTTTCCTTGGAAAAGGTGAACTTCCGTCACGCCGCCGGGGACCTGTTGCCCGAAAAGGTGACGCTCGCGGTCGTCGACGTCTCCTTCATCTCCTTGCGGCATATTCTCCCGGTGCTCCCGCGCTTCCTCGCCGCCGGGGGCGAGGCCCTCCCGCTCGTGAAACCGCAGTTCGAGGTGGGGAAGGGCCGCGTAGGCAAGGGGGGGGTCGTCCGGGACGACGCGCTTCGCCGGGAGGCGGTCGAAGGGATCGCGGCGTTTGCCCGCGAAATCGGGTACGAATTCCTCGGCGCGGCGGAGAGTCGCGTCCCCGGCCCGAAGGGGAACCGCGAGGTGTTCCTCCACCTGCGGTGGGTGGGCGTGGGACACTCCTCTCCTTGA
- a CDS encoding LysM domain-containing protein — protein sequence MKRASVNMGMFAVVGLLTLLPIGALAQEAPAEAAKSSEGIVHTVVAGDTLWDLSAKYLGSPWKWTELWERNRFISNPHYIYPGIQVVIFPPGAREIALGQEAAPASGPAATVAAVPPPVEAVKPAVPPPVVPRVPYLNIKPDDFVRAGEFLKEAPSGVGFIQGGQEPKVGFVAGDLVYLSLGKQIPEGQLLGVYRVRGPIKGSGDRPVSGYVKYLIGVIQTGATVDGHVLARVRQSFEDLTQADLVTEEIPAWASVKIVPGEDGIPSSVITGRRENKEFAEGDFIYLDSGSSSGVAVGNVFRVSVPTVGASAAETAPAADILFEVARGVVVRVSPEFSTLYVVSSKESFAAGARTRRGIPAK from the coding sequence ATGAAGCGTGCGTCGGTGAACATGGGGATGTTCGCGGTGGTGGGCCTGTTGACCCTCCTCCCGATCGGTGCGCTCGCACAGGAGGCGCCGGCGGAAGCGGCAAAATCGTCCGAGGGGATCGTCCACACGGTGGTCGCGGGGGACACCCTTTGGGATCTTTCCGCGAAATATCTCGGTTCCCCGTGGAAATGGACGGAATTGTGGGAACGAAACCGCTTCATCTCCAATCCGCATTACATCTATCCCGGCATCCAGGTCGTGATCTTCCCGCCGGGGGCGAGGGAGATCGCACTCGGACAGGAGGCGGCGCCCGCCTCCGGGCCCGCCGCAACGGTCGCCGCGGTTCCTCCGCCCGTGGAGGCGGTCAAACCCGCGGTTCCACCCCCTGTCGTTCCCCGCGTGCCGTACCTCAATATCAAGCCGGATGATTTCGTTCGTGCCGGAGAGTTTTTGAAGGAAGCGCCGAGCGGGGTCGGCTTCATCCAGGGCGGGCAGGAACCGAAGGTCGGATTCGTCGCAGGGGACCTGGTGTACCTCTCGCTCGGGAAGCAGATTCCGGAGGGGCAGCTCCTGGGCGTGTACAGGGTCCGGGGTCCGATCAAAGGATCCGGGGACCGTCCGGTTTCAGGATACGTGAAGTACCTCATCGGCGTGATCCAGACGGGAGCGACGGTGGATGGGCATGTGCTTGCGAGGGTGCGCCAATCGTTCGAGGACCTGACGCAGGCCGACCTGGTCACGGAAGAGATCCCGGCCTGGGCCTCCGTAAAGATCGTCCCCGGGGAGGACGGGATCCCCTCCTCGGTGATCACCGGCCGACGCGAGAACAAGGAATTCGCCGAGGGAGACTTCATCTACCTCGACAGCGGATCGTCCTCGGGCGTCGCGGTGGGGAACGTCTTCCGGGTTTCCGTGCCGACCGTCGGCGCGAGCGCGGCGGAGACCGCCCCGGCGGCCGATATCCTCTTTGAGGTCGCGAGGGGCGTGGTCGTCCGGGTGTCGCCGGAATTCTCCACGTTGTACGTCGTGAGCAGCAAGGAATCGTTTGCGGCGGGAGCCCGGACCCGCAGGGGAATACCGGCGAAATGA